CAAATTGCACATGGTTgtaattaatattgttattatacataaataaatcatatgtgttaattttgtattcttgaaattataataaaaacatatatgctCTTTCATTTTGAGAATATCGTAGACGTGTTCATTTGACGTCTATaagtgttttaagtaaaacttTTAATGTAGTTGAGTATACATTTAAgttgattgtttaaattttataacaCAATACACCAAAGTGTTTTAGTCGTTGTGTGCCATACACAAAAACGTGTAACGAACGcatttaatttcaacaaaaacattgaCTTGGCCTTAGTATTTATGATTATTACAGTGCATGTATTTAACGAATTCTactaattttatgtttaaacgcaATCAAACTCggtgaaacaaatatatattttttaacacaccaattatcatttttaaagaaagttttGCTAGTTGTAAGTAGGGAAATCGAAATTGCAACATCTGGATTAACAGTCAAATGTGTATCAGTAGACCGCGGATCCGTAACAACTCTGTCGTTGTATGTCCGATTTATTTAAACAGTTACATATGCAAATTTTTCAGAACACTACCTTTCTCTACCCAGGGTCTTTTTGAGATATTGGATATTGAACATaaatacatgcaatataacacaCAGGTCAGAAGCTGTACTTTCTCGGCAACCACAATCAATAGGATACAAGTTCTAATACGGCTATGtacattctttttaaataatacataaaattattatatcttTCATTATGCTGTctccattatttattttttaaatcacatcatatgataatttaatgataatatCGGAATTAGAATCTCACTGAAACGTTGTTGACGGTGTTATGATTACCTTGGACTATATGACTCGGTACGCTATCTACCACTCCAACCAGTTTGGCTGTAGGCGTTTTGATCCCCTGCCACTCACAGTCGGTGATAAACGATTCTCCGACTAATTGACCTGTATTAaggtattaataaaacaattaattttcgTCACTTTCcttgatttttataaaaaataacatatatatttgaaatttttagTTTGTGCATGCAAAcgatatgttttaattaaattgataagGTTGGCTATATATGCAGtacatttaaaattcaaatagtTAAAATGAACGTGGAGGTggaaactacatttttttttaaatcttcttaatTGTTCTCATTTATCATTTTAGTTAGATTCTCATACGAACTCTAAACGTCAATGCATATCTTACTCGGATTTGCTTGTCTGTTTTCGAGGTATTGTTTTGTCATCTCCTGAGAAAAAAGCAAACATTATAAACACCATTTAGACATATGCACAGCGAACATTTCTTGTCAATCTTATTTTCTAAAGGCAAAACCACGAAAAGGAATGTTGCATtagtataaaatatttgtaagcaCTTCTAACTTTTCGCaacagatataaaaataaattgatgttttattttgagaacttaaaaaaaagtaatgGAAATGATTGGCTGGTTTTCGAAGTGCTTTGCCATCTACTgagaaataaaatcatgaatCCATTTTGAATTGTGCACAGCTTATATTACTGGCTTAAGAAAGCTTTGTTGATAGTTATAGTAACAAAATGCATATCAACAAATTAACTTCTTTTTAAAGGCAAAACCATGAAAAATGTTCATTACGTTTTTAATGCGGAGCTCCATAATTTGGCGAATTGGACCACAGCATACCGAATCGTTATATATTTGTCTCCATGCATCAATAACGTGTTCTGTGTCAGTGTACGGACTCGTTTGTTTTATGTCATCGCATGTCACACAATGCATGCTGCTCTCCAATGGCGGCGGTTCCATAATGATTCTCCACGATGCAGTCAAGAGGAGTAACTGTACAATTGTCAGTATGAATAATCCAACAGTTGCACGTCgtaatgttttttcttcaaacgtGCACTCAAGACCCATCCTTTTGAATTTAAACCGAATGCTGGTGGTTCTCATGGTCTCTATTTTCCAAATGTAAAGATAAATTAAACTCATAATCAAGTACGCCCaacttatatgtatatatgtatccTGTATTTGAATCCAAATACATCACTAAGCCAATAAACCAAACGATAAGCAATGATACAAATAATGCACAAATAAGAGAAATATAACTGAATAAATTAAaacgttgtttttgttgtttaaataaaatgtttatatatctataacaatttcaaatactTGTATGATAAATCGCAACTACTTTCACCTTTTACTGGGCTAGGGACCGTTATAGTCTGTCTGGCAGGGTTACGGTTGTGTATGGGGTGTATCAACGTTAAATGCTTCCATAATACTGAAAAGTGCATTCATGGTTTTAAACTGGTGATGATAATAATGGGGCGCTTCAAGCATAAATAAGACATATTTTAAGGTTAGAATTGCAAGTGTTTtggaataatttcaaatataaaacgaAGAAAACCTTAAAATACAGATAACCCTTAAAATGGCTACATAACgctataatatattataaaatggaTGACGGCATTCAACATTTAGCCACAGGAAACCTCAAGTCTCTCGCGTAGGATTTTAATGCGCTCGTTATGGCCGTTTTACACTAAGGCCTAATTTtggttaattatttatatattaataaagacgaattttgatataaaacattatcaGTAAAGGCGAACAATACATTTCAAATCAAGTCTTCTAATGTATCATCTATTACTAGTTTTGTTATCGTTTTGTTCATGTAAGATATTGAATAGttatgattatgtttattaaaaaaaatttgaCGGGGCACAGAAAACGTCCATTAGAGACAAACTGGTATTGTATATACGGTTGACTATTATACGTATTTACAAGTACGTTTCTATAACAGTATATAACATATACTTACATAATAATTTGCCACCGCCTTCCCCCTTTTTGACCTGTGGATCGGCGGCAGACATTTTGTTGCAGATTTGCGTTTTTCTCTTTATATAGCTAACCGATTTCGAATGCATCAAAATCCTGAAAAATGCATCAGTGGTTTTAGAAGTGCAAGAACTATGAACCCCGACAAGCAGAAAAGGGtcgagcattttttttttagttgtcGGGTTTTGGGCATTACGTAACTAATTAAACACATAAGAAGTACACCAATGGCCCTTAAAACAGTACAAAATGTACGGcggtatttttttctttgagtCACAAAAACGTCATATCtcctaataaaaaaaactaattgtacACATGTACACAGAAAGCAAAcaaagcattttaaaaatatattctaatgTATCATCGATAAGTAGGAAACGTTTTTCCATGTTATATTTTGACTAGTTCATGCTCTATTATAGTACACAATGGGACATGCCACAGAAAACGCTTATAAGAGACAATAGATGAAACAGATATTCAACATTTGATGGTCTTTTATACGAATAACAAGTCCGcataatttgtatgtatgtatctATAGCAATTTAATACACTAACGTAATCAATTGCAAGCGCCCTCCCCTTGGACCGGGCTGGGGACCGGCAGGGTAACTGAGTTCTTTTTAGAATAACCCACTCCAAATGAATCAAAATGCTGAAAGGtgcataaatgtttttaaatttgcaaaGATTATGAATCCTGACAAACAGAAATAGGTcgtatgtttaattttatgcataatgtcaaatgtgtttaaaaaaacgaAGAGTACCTCAGAAATACCTAAAACCCTCAGAAATGTTACATGATGTATGGTGGCATTCAGTATAAGAGTATCAAGAAACATCAAATTTCCCACGTAAAATGGTGATGCGCTTGTCCTGCTCGTTTTACGATATTGCGCagattaatttttattattcatatacaaataaaaaaatagtactATGAAATTTAGGGTTTATACATCCGATTCATTCCAATTTTTTTTCACCCTATACAATCAATAGCGTCATTGCTTACTGGTATATGACGTGAAGCTAATTATAACAATGGCATTGGAAACTCTTGGCGtagcatttattttacttatatagTTGATTGTTCGAAAAAGGCTTACTACTTATAATtcattgaacaaaaataataattattaactaAGTTAGTCTTCggaatatttattgtatttcaatacGTTTTCTATTGGAATAAGTTTGATATTCTTGTATGGGAACACTATCGTAAAATTGACAATACGgtatattattaatcaactattgtGTATTTGACGCGATACCGAGACAATCGCAGTACTAATGCTTGTCAATTGAcgacaatatatgccaaaactcGCCAAATATCGACCAAAGTCGGTCAATACTAGTTTTTTGCCGTTGATTGGCTACTAAACTCATCAATTACGGTATTCGAGGAACGGAATTCTTGACAGTCGAAACTCGCCCCTGAGATGAGAATGCCGTAAATTGTTTGAAAGACAGCCATTTTACTTCCGTTTTATCGGCTGTTTTGAAAACTATATgccttgtttgaaatatatttgaaattcctagcatataaaatagtttaactACTTTGCTATTACAGTTATATTTAACCCTAAAGCTGAAAACGGTTTTCGCTCAATAAAcaaaagaacgcttgcacccagaaACTACATATTTAGTATGCCATTTGATCATGACTACAAAATTACCCGGATAGATACTTatgtcagtaggtcaaaggtcatggtcgcgGTTAACTTGAGGTGAAAAAGGTTGCCGCTCAATAAATTTAGAACCCTTGCACCCAataacttcatacttggtatgacagttggtcatgactagttgatggcccttATTGATAAAAGGAtgagttggtcaaaaggtcaagaTGACATTGAGTCAGTTAATGGTTTCCCGTTGAATACCTTAATAACGCTGGCATTAATGAACTTAATATTTAGTAATCCAGTTGGTCGTTTCTAGTTGATTGTCTCTATTCATAAGCGGATCAttaggttaaaggtcaaggctGTGGTGCCCTTTAGGTGAAAAAATACCGGTTTCCGCTTAATAACTTAAGAATGATGAAAcacaggaacttcatacttgatgTGCCAATTGGtaatgactagaagatgactcctattaattttagaatcggtaggtcaaagttcaaggacGCAGTGAATTTAGGGGGAAAAGTGTTCAataataactaaagaacacgTAAACCCAGGATCCTCATAATaagtatgcaggttggtcatgaccagtaaataagattttttaaattttatatcagaaagtccaaggtcaaggtgaccttgaggtgaaaataTGTACGCTCAATAATTGTCGATCCTTTGGATCCAGGAGcatcatacttggtatgcttgttggtcatgaccagtacaTGACGTCTATTGATTTTCTAGAGCattaggtcaaatgtcaaagtATCTTTTAGGTGTAAGAAGATACATTGgtggtgaccttaagctgaacaatgttttttttatctaaataactAAAGAGCGCTTGCACCAAAGAACTGCATGCATGGTTTGCCATGTTTTCATaactagtagatgacccatattggtTTTTGAGAtgaggtcaaggtcgctgtgaccTTAAGGTGAAAAGAGTTTACGCTGATTAACTTAGTCGTAAAGTTCCCGAACTCTGATTATGATATCCAAactgtttactttaaaacatataatacgGCAGTACGGTAGGCACATGTATTTGGAAGTAGTGTTGCAAATTTGACacgaaacaaacaacatacaattaAATAGCATCATTCTATTACACATAACCATGAACAACATGGAGCACTTTGCACAGCAAAATAACTCGACGTCACATTTAACGTTACGCCTTTTCAATATTTACGCCTCATGCAAGGACACATTTTCGGTGTCTCTCTACCCACTTTTCAAACACATCTCTGAAATACACAGGGTCGTATCTCCTGATATGCGTCCGTGCAGCAATCGCCGGTTCCTGAAGCGATTCGAGCTTCCGGCCTCGAGGCTCACCCTTTAATCTTAATAACAAAGCGAAATCCATAAGAGTCTTTTCTGTTACAGACAGCAATCTTTGAAAGTGCTATTTCGGCACCCAGCGCgcacatattttattcatgttgagcttatttttaaaaaaattatgaactCTTCCATGGCTCAAATCCGTGGTGGATGCTCTTTCGTTAATCGACCCTCGTATGTCGTCGGTAATAAgttggcaacgagtacccgagtactcgatcgatcgtccgagtactcgagtacctaTTCACTTCTCGAGTACTCAGAAAAATAATccataaaaatcaccaaatacacgatttacagacgaagaaacagatctggttagtttccaagaggacaatttacggtccctctaatccccgctgtgtacacaattgaccctaatAAAATAGTtgagagttgcaaactgtcaacaaagggcccCTATTTCCAATTAGCACtaatgtcaattagcgaagttttgatagcggaactttcacctacacaattctattgtttaccaattagagacctttcaccaaacaatggatgCTAACGAGCGAACGAGTAGCGACCGTTAGGAGCATTAATTTCTTAATTGGcgtattttaactttttttgtaattattatcacaattgattggttgatatcttaaatcaagaattatgaatattaatgaggttaacaacaataatacagtacGAAGTATTTCGTTCATTACGCTATTAAtgttcgttcattgtaattctgatgttcattataaatctCGATTATCTAGACGCTCGAATAAAATCCGCGGCCGGGTTTAACTTTCCAGCTATATTGTAGCAAATTTGCagtgcatacttatatataaaatcattagagtgaaataaaaaagacaaaattaaaagcatgaaacaacatttgttttcctttaatttaattaagtacataatgaaagtctgatttaaagatgaaaatgaccaataatacgaccaacgcacaatatacgccatgaacgatacatgtatacacgatcTTGTCTTTCCCAAATACGAATTaattttttccgagtaatcgagtactcgatcgaaaaATTGTCCGAGTAATCGAGAACCAAtattactactcgttgccatcacTATAATAACATATGTTACATCACGAGCATCTTTGTCGCTGGATGTTGGCCGACCGGCTCTTTGATTTTCTTTTGTTCATCTCTACCGTTCTTTTGTCATATATAAAAGGAATTCATTTATTCTTTATTCCATATTCAGTTCGTAAATAGTGAAATACTACCGACATATTCAAGCATTTAATGTTTCTAAATTTTTTTTAgatacatcattttttaacaaaacatttttcacaTCAGAATTTTGGTTTTTGCAAGTACAATTGTATGCCTTGGTGCATAGTGTCAAACTGTTATTTactcaatgttttgaaatttgtcacCAAAGGCCAACGATTAAAGATTAATTATTAGTTGCACGGAAAATTGAGCCTACTGgttgtaaacattttgatatatcgAGGGAATTCAATGGCGTTAACAACAAAGATATACTATTGTTATACAATTTCATTTGAAGGCGGCATCGCTGATTCTTGACGAAACGCCAGAGATGAATACTTTATACTTAGATgccatgaagtaaattcttaatgattaagaagagGCGGAGTGACTTTCAACCTCATTGGTTGACGCATTGTCAATGACGAAGGGATTGTGTATTGAATGAGTTGCAGAAGGCGGAATATAAAACATGTGCGaatgttgaaattcttaatgattaagcataGCACTCAATGTTTGCTTATCTGCAGTTTTGTTGGCTGAAAATAAAGACAGTATTCTTATAATAGTTTACGGTGTCATCACTAGTTATGGTactattaaaatgcaaatattgttataaacttataaaaaccGTCATAGCTGATTCACGGCAGCATCGTCCAAGATGATTCGTTATAGTACACGGTGGCATCACCAGTAATAGTGTATatataagtttttaaataaaattttaaaagcgATATTGAAGATTCATGGCGGAATCAAGATGATTCGTTTTAGTTAACGGTGGTAATACCAGTAATAGTTTATAtgcaaatattgatataaaattataaaagcaACATTGATGATTCATGGCAGAATGACCAGATATGATTTTTTAGTACACGGTTTCACCACTAATAGTGTATAtaacattatgtatttgttttaagttataatAAGCGGCACCGCTGATACATGGTGGAATCGCCAGAGATGATTCATTTTAGAGCACGACAGAATAACCAGTACtagttaatatataaacattgttatgaAGTCTTAAACTAACATTTTGAAGTTTAATTGTTCTGATGTTAATTCTATTATCGGGCGACATTGAGTCCAGCCGAGGACCGACGATGATCAGTCGACATGGTTTTCAATAATTCACCAAAATGTCATAAGTGTTCgatcaaaattaaatacatcaaAGACGAACTTAGATATTTTGTGTTTCACGCAGACACATTTTTCCTAAGGTCAGGAAATTGTtcttgacaaataaataaaaagaaaactcgAATGATTCCAGAGATTAATGTTTCAAAAGAATTTTGTTCCAGTAATAAAAGGTTCAATGTTAtcactgtttttacatttgattAATCATTAACATGTATGATGATCTGTTTATATGTTGTATTTAAGTTATCATAATAGTAAACCATAGAAAAGAGAACCAGCTAGTTACCTTTGTGCCTATGTAAAGCCTGTTACTCATGTTAAGAAAAATCTATAGAGGCATTAAATCGAAATTATGTGATTCTGAGAACACCAAAACCAAtgttaaaactgtcaatctgtgaaagtgtatctttaaatatggttaaaaaaatattaattgatgtCTTATCACTATAACAAAGTGTTATTACCAAAACGGTGAAGTCATTCATTAAggttttgaaatgaattcaCAAGCGTTTGTGggataaaaaagttaaatatctttgaaacaagtcataataataaacaaacctTAATTTCTAATCCTTTTCTTCGTCAATGATACACTCCAACTGATCCGAGCTCGCTTGAATCATTAATAGTTACAACTAATGCctgcatgtttttgttaaagGTTGGGTGTCCATTGCATGCCAGTTTGGTTTTAAAAGGATTGTTAATATTCTATACAATCTTGATCTGAATATCGATAAACGCTTGTCAATCGTGTCTTttgaattatgttttcaataatcgtTCTATTAGCAAAATAATCTTTGTATAACTATTCTCTAATATCGAGGTTATGACGCATAACATACCAaaacaattggaacattttttttgaCTTGTCTCCAAAGGCAATATGGTAACAGAAAAACCTAGGCGGCATAATTGCAAGATAAAATTGTTCCTATTTCCTATCAAAAtagcaatgtttatttaaagtgacactcttattcaaaatcaatacgtaCACAgtcatgtatatcaaacatcaattttgagtgataaacctttaactacttacttaataatgcatttatgcaaGATATTACTAACTGAAAACGAAATTGAGACCGTGTATATAatagcaaaaataataaatgaatgtgAAACTAAGTTTGTCATTTAAAGCGGAGCTACAGTTTATAGTAATTAACTTATTTCCTAACTAATTCGCTCCTTTGTTCGatctgaaaataatatataaattatgctaGACTGCAGCTTTTTCTTATTAGATGTTTATAAGTTTATTAGTTCcgaattttattgtttatataaaattttgaattgacttttttcttgaaaatgctTACGTTTCAAGTTCAATTTGAAGATTTAATTATGGAAGTGTGTATCTGTACGATTTGTGTCAAGGGCAAATTCTGTATTATTATTGAAGTACAATCATGCtttaatttaatgatttatatttaaggacttaAGATACTTGTTCActggttttcaatattaaatttccTCGAACCAAGGGACAtccaaacataaattttaattatatttatacaagaAGTTCGTTAGAACCAGACCATCCTCAATTTGTCAAGTATCTTTATGGGAAATTACGATGTACTGATTTCAATAGATTAAAGTGCAGACATATTGCTCACGAATTCACGCAAAAGCAGCCATTTGTTATATGCGAATTGTATGTACACGTGttgaaaatgatgttaaaattaACGCGTTTAGGCGCATTTGACAATTCCTAGCGGAAGCGTGAGCTGTTCAGGTATCAACTATACATGCCTACGACGGTAAAATAACGAGTAAGAACACACCAAATGAAGTAGGTAAGCATTGAGCAAAAGCCTGTTATAAATAGCAAGTTAACGATTTGAATGATATAATTTGTCAAACCCCTTCGCAATTGAATTAAAACGAACTGTGCACAATTTTTGCCCTTCAGTATATATCCAGCtatgtttgaaaacaagtcAGTGCCTTTCACCTTGAAACTATATTTAGCGTACGCATAATATTATACCATATaaggtaaagaatatactaAACTTAATATCATACCATATAAGGTGAAAATAACGGGGTTTCACAGAATTCTTTGTAATAAAGCGAATTTAGCTTCCTCTTCCAATAATTGCAGCAAAAATAGCGTATGTATTCTAAGTATTTAACCGAAGCACAATAAATACTTAtacgtttttaatttgtttgaaaattaaaaaagaaagcaaGAATAAAGTTTATGtcttacataaaataaaattatgtttttttttaagttagaTAGATGAAATTCAGAGcgattttgattttatcttatttaaagctgcactctcacagatttaccgtatTTACAATAATAGAATGTTGCTACAgcaaatttatcaaacaaaaaagcagatatttaaattattcatgccatggaaacaaatgttaattttaatcttttttgaaataaaaagtgcctatgattattattaaacattaagcattatataaacattttaaatggcGCGTGCAATGCACAAAGGGCAATTGCAGATGACGTAAAACAAGTGCTTGTTAGAATAATCGTAAATCATGTTCGTTCAATAGCAATTATAAATTCATTGTACATATCTTTACGCTTTAATATCTATCAATATCAAAATCATTCCAACAATTCCTACGATAGATACAATACGACTGTTTAAGAATATCGGTGATGAAAAACATCGATCATCATAAAGTACCGTGTCCTATTTGTAAAAGAATGTGATCGTATAAATGTACTTAAAGGAGACATATCTATCTTTGAGACACCATAATTGGACTTttgatgattttaaaaaaaactgtgcCGGAGCGAATACGATAGCACTTTAATGTCCATAAGTCTGCCCTGTTCTTTTGACAATTGATGACTGCACTATACAGTTATGTTTTGAACAACTAAACGCATTCTGTTCGACCTGCCTATGTTATAACTACGTACGATTCTTCTTTTAACAACGTTATATTGAATTTGTCATGGGTAACATAATACGCAAGTGACTGTATTTTCCAGTCTAAGCTACACTCGGTTACATAAtcaaatttaaagataattaacACAATCTTCTCCCCGCCGTCGTCTTCCTCCCCGTCACGCCCACGAAGCAATTGAGTTTATGTCATCCTATAAGTCATTCATATAAGTCTCTAGTTTAAGTTCTCATTTATAAGAACTAAGTTGCAGttcttatttcaaagttttaCCTTACAGGCTTTCGTTGAATGGCCTCTGTAAAGATATAATAAAGTATGcgtgtcatttttaaaagaataatatcCTTATTCATTTATGATGAGTATTTTATCGAAACGATAATCTGTACAATTTGTTTTTCAGGCAAATGCTGTCTTATGAAAGCATCCATATCGAAATACAAGCATGctttattacaataataatttatgctTCAGAAAAGGACACACAATAGAGCAAGGGTCTCAAGCATTCATTGCACCTAGAGACATCCATACATGcactctttttttttattattgtttatgcAAGACAATCGTTAAAATCAGACCTTCCTTAATGTTTCAAGCATCCTTTTCGGGGTATAAAAAATGTACACATTTCAATTGATGGATGTGTAAGCATAATGCTTTCAGATTCATGCAA
Above is a genomic segment from Mya arenaria isolate MELC-2E11 chromosome 2, ASM2691426v1 containing:
- the LOC128245666 gene encoding uncharacterized protein LOC128245666, producing the protein MHSKSVSYIKRKTQICNKMSAADPQVKKGEGGGKLLLLWKHLTLIHPIHNRNPARQTITVPSPVKETMRTTSIRFKFKRMGLECTFEEKTLRRATVGLFILTIVQLLLLTASWRIIMEPPPLESSMHCVTCDDIKQTSPYTDTEHVIDAWRQIYNDSVCCGPIRQIMELRIKNEMTKQYLENRQANPSQLVGESFITDCEWQGIKTPTAKLVGVVDSVPSHIVQGHSKVRWNKNGTTFTSNKCIHLELEGEVFIEKPGYFIVSSMLNVNATGTDNTTTTTTFSHHVNLLSHKFGKTSVLMRRERSINESSEVVYTSLLSAVFKLYKTDRISVSVSHPNYLSHNNYNDHFTAYYTYDMP